Proteins encoded in a region of the Eulemur rufifrons isolate Redbay chromosome 15, OSU_ERuf_1, whole genome shotgun sequence genome:
- the AIF1 gene encoding allograft inflammatory factor 1 produces the protein MSSTARDLQGGKAFGLLKAQQEERLDEINKQFLEDPKYSSDEDLPSKLEAFKKKYMEFDLNGNGDIDIMSLKRMLEKLGVPKTHLELKKLIGEVSGGSGETFSYPDFLRMMLGKRSAILKMILMYEKKAREQEKPIGPPAKKAISELP, from the exons ATGAGCAGCACGGCCAGAGATTTGCAGG GAGGAAAAGCTTTCGGACTGCTGAAGGCCCAGCAGGAAGAGAGACTGGATGAGATCAACAAG CAATTCCTGGAGGATCCCAAATATAGCAGTGATGAGGATCTGCCCTCCAAACTGGAAGCCTTCAAAA AGAAATACATGGAGTTTGATCTGAATGGAAATGGAGATATCG ATATCATGTCTCTGAAGCGAATGCTGGAGAAACTTGGGGTTCCCAAGACTCACCTAGAGCTCAAGAAACTAATTGGAGAGGTGTCGGGTGGCTCTGGGGAGACGTTCAGCTACCCTGACTTTCTCAGGATGATGTTGGGCAAGAGATCCGCCATCCTAAAAAT GATCCTGATGTATGAGAAGAAAGCAAGAGAACAGGAAAAGCCCATTGGTCCCCCAGCCAAGAAAGCTATCTCTGAGTTGCCCTGA